The following are encoded together in the Methylorubrum sp. B1-46 genome:
- a CDS encoding TROVE domain-containing protein, with protein MLNYGKLFSLRRTLQSEPLPRTVPNSAGGHVFALSDWARLDRFLVLGSEGGSYYAGERTLSRENAVAVMRCIAEDGARAVATIVAMSEAGRAPKQDPAIFALALAASAEAEATRRLALAALPRVCRTGTHLFQFAGAVEAMRGWGRALRRAVGDWYRARPVEALAYQAVKVRARQGWSHRDLLRLAHPETDEPARKALFDWICRGTLSEETPALVHAFASVQAEGVDGAYAAAQVRSHNLPWEALPTGLMTSRAVNEALIERMPVGALVRQLGRLTASGALAPFTAATAHVVSVLSDRERLLEARLHPMALLVALRTYASGRGQRGRLSWEPVAAIVEALNAAFYTAFGNVEPTGRRLVLALDVSGSMSCGSVASSSLTPREAAAAAALVTAATEEHWQVLGFTAEAGESWSRGGGLTALPIGPSMRLDQAVAATADLPFGGTDCSLPMRWALERGVRADAFVVYTDSETWAGPVHPVEALREYREKTGIPAKLVVVGLVSNGFSIAGPEDAGMLDVVGFDTAAPALIADFIRA; from the coding sequence ATGTTGAACTATGGAAAGCTGTTCTCGCTCCGGCGCACCCTGCAGTCGGAGCCCCTTCCCCGCACCGTGCCGAATTCGGCCGGCGGCCACGTCTTCGCGCTGAGCGACTGGGCGCGGCTCGACCGCTTCCTCGTTCTCGGCTCCGAGGGCGGCTCCTACTACGCGGGCGAGCGGACGCTCTCGCGGGAGAACGCGGTCGCGGTGATGCGCTGCATCGCCGAGGACGGGGCGCGCGCGGTCGCGACCATCGTCGCGATGAGCGAGGCGGGCCGGGCTCCGAAGCAGGATCCGGCGATCTTCGCGCTCGCCCTCGCGGCCTCCGCGGAGGCTGAGGCGACCCGCCGGCTGGCGCTCGCCGCCCTGCCCCGGGTCTGCCGCACCGGCACGCACCTGTTCCAATTTGCGGGCGCCGTCGAGGCGATGCGCGGTTGGGGCCGGGCGCTGCGGCGCGCGGTCGGCGACTGGTACCGGGCGCGTCCGGTGGAGGCCCTCGCCTATCAGGCGGTGAAGGTCCGCGCCCGTCAGGGCTGGTCGCACCGCGACCTCCTGCGGCTGGCTCATCCGGAGACGGACGAGCCGGCGCGGAAGGCGCTGTTCGACTGGATCTGCCGCGGCACGCTGAGCGAAGAGACGCCCGCCCTCGTCCACGCCTTCGCCTCTGTGCAGGCGGAGGGCGTCGACGGCGCTTACGCCGCGGCGCAGGTGCGCTCGCACAATCTGCCTTGGGAGGCCTTGCCGACCGGGCTGATGACGAGCCGCGCGGTGAACGAGGCCCTGATCGAGCGCATGCCGGTCGGCGCCCTCGTGCGCCAGCTCGGCCGGCTCACCGCGTCGGGGGCGCTCGCGCCCTTCACCGCGGCGACCGCACACGTGGTCTCCGTGCTGTCGGACCGGGAGCGCCTGCTCGAGGCGCGCCTGCACCCGATGGCGCTGCTGGTGGCGCTGCGGACCTACGCGTCGGGCCGCGGACAGCGCGGCCGGCTCTCCTGGGAGCCGGTAGCGGCGATCGTCGAGGCGCTGAACGCGGCGTTCTACACCGCCTTCGGAAACGTTGAGCCCACGGGCCGGCGTCTCGTGCTGGCGCTGGACGTCTCCGGCTCGATGAGCTGCGGCTCCGTCGCGAGCTCTTCGCTGACGCCCCGCGAGGCGGCCGCCGCGGCGGCGCTCGTCACCGCGGCGACCGAGGAGCACTGGCAGGTGCTCGGCTTCACCGCCGAGGCCGGCGAGTCCTGGAGCCGGGGTGGGGGGCTGACCGCGCTGCCGATCGGGCCGTCGATGCGGCTCGATCAGGCGGTGGCGGCAACCGCCGACCTGCCCTTCGGCGGGACGGACTGCTCGCTGCCGATGCGGTGGGCGCTGGAGCGGGGCGTCCGGGCCGACGCGTTCGTGGTCTACACGGACTCGGAGACCTGGGCCGGCCCGGTCCACCCGGTCGAGGCGCTGCGGGAATACCGGGAGAAGACCGGGATTCCGGCCAAGCTCGTGGTCGTGGGGCTCGTCTCCAACGGCTTCAGCATCGCCGGTCCGGAGGACGCGGGCATGCTCGACGTGGTCGGGTTCGACACGGCGGCGCCCGCGCTGATCGCGGATTTCATCCGTGCTTGA
- a CDS encoding RtcB family protein, with translation MTAINGRDLIAWGFQPGEWFKRAVSLANALRLEGCDDAAIRAHLTTLDPAAHAVPMRTNSLEFGVFLDAETEAERANAAAVIAHMDALMRVPTIVKGAVMPDACPSGLAEGTIPVGGAVACADAIHPGFHSADICCSVAITVFRRADDPKRVLDAMQAVTHFGPGGRKGAVAPPDAVMAGVAGNRFLAEFANLAVGHFASQGDGNHFAFVGHLASTGQVALVTHHGSRGLGAQLYKKGMAVARRHTAIVAPRVPAHNAWIKAESDDGRAYWEALQIVRDWTKASHFALHDLVARRTGNAVADRFWNEHNFVFRRDDGLYYHGKGATPSWAGFSADDDGRTLIPLNMAEPILITRHRDHAASRGFAPHGAGRNMSRTAFLREHVPVLPEGIDVRFFCGRPDLSELPGAYKDAGRVRAQIAKYDLAEIVDTVEPYGCIMAGDWEAEAPWRKKAVAKWAAKAEK, from the coding sequence ATGACCGCGATCAACGGACGCGACCTCATCGCCTGGGGCTTCCAGCCCGGCGAATGGTTCAAGCGGGCGGTTTCCCTTGCCAACGCTCTGCGCCTCGAGGGCTGCGACGACGCGGCGATCCGCGCGCACCTGACCACTCTCGACCCGGCCGCCCACGCGGTCCCGATGCGCACGAACAGCCTCGAATTCGGCGTCTTCCTCGACGCCGAGACGGAGGCCGAGCGGGCGAACGCGGCGGCCGTGATCGCGCATATGGACGCGCTCATGCGGGTGCCGACCATCGTCAAGGGCGCGGTGATGCCGGATGCCTGCCCCTCGGGGCTGGCGGAGGGCACGATCCCCGTGGGTGGCGCGGTGGCCTGCGCAGATGCGATCCATCCGGGCTTCCACTCGGCCGACATCTGCTGCTCGGTGGCGATCACCGTGTTCCGTCGCGCCGACGACCCGAAGCGCGTGCTCGACGCGATGCAGGCGGTCACGCATTTCGGTCCCGGTGGCCGCAAGGGCGCGGTCGCGCCGCCCGACGCGGTGATGGCGGGGGTTGCGGGCAACCGCTTCCTCGCCGAGTTCGCGAACTTGGCGGTCGGCCACTTCGCCAGCCAGGGCGACGGCAACCACTTCGCCTTTGTCGGGCACCTCGCCTCGACCGGGCAGGTGGCGCTCGTCACCCATCACGGCTCGCGCGGGCTTGGCGCCCAGCTCTACAAGAAGGGCATGGCGGTGGCGCGCCGCCACACGGCGATCGTCGCTCCGCGGGTTCCGGCGCACAATGCCTGGATCAAGGCGGAATCCGACGACGGCCGGGCCTATTGGGAGGCGCTGCAGATCGTGCGGGACTGGACCAAGGCGAGCCACTTCGCGCTCCACGACCTCGTGGCACGACGGACCGGCAATGCCGTCGCGGACCGGTTCTGGAACGAGCACAACTTCGTCTTCCGCCGCGACGACGGGCTCTACTATCACGGCAAGGGGGCGACCCCTTCCTGGGCAGGGTTCTCGGCCGACGATGACGGGCGCACGCTGATCCCGCTCAACATGGCCGAGCCGATCCTGATTACCCGTCACCGCGACCACGCGGCTTCGCGCGGCTTCGCCCCGCACGGGGCGGGCCGCAACATGAGCCGGACGGCCTTCCTACGGGAGCACGTGCCCGTCCTGCCCGAGGGCATCGACGTGCGCTTCTTCTGCGGGCGGCCCGACCTCTCGGAGTTGCCGGGCGCCTACAAGGATGCGGGCAGAGTCCGAGCTCAGATCGCCAAGTACGATCTCGCCGAGATCGTCGACACGGTGGAGCCCTACGGCTGCATCATGGCAGGCGACTGGGAGGCCGAGGCGCCGTGGCGGAAGAAGGCGGTGGCGAAGTGGGCGGCGAAGGCGGAAAAGTGA
- a CDS encoding plasmid stabilization protein — protein sequence MAPSRPSTSLTIRDPGGMLRERLRLRAARSGRSVEAEAQTILRDSLHAQDGTGLDLAEAIRRRVSHLGGVELDEHPAVSLRDPPRLSE from the coding sequence ATGGCTCCCTCGCGCCCATCGACCAGCCTCACCATCCGCGATCCCGGTGGGATGCTTCGGGAGCGGCTGCGCCTGCGGGCCGCGCGAAGTGGCCGATCCGTCGAGGCGGAGGCGCAGACCATTCTTCGGGACAGCCTGCACGCGCAGGATGGAACCGGCCTCGATCTCGCAGAGGCGATCCGCCGCCGCGTGTCGCATCTCGGCGGCGTCGAACTTGACGAACATCCCGCCGTGTCGCTTCGCGATCCACCGCGTCTCTCGGAATGA
- a CDS encoding type II toxin-antitoxin system VapC family toxin: MIVLDTNVISELIRPTPDPRVLEWLAAQPRSALYTTSINRAELLYGASILPAGRRRDGIRAAVTAIFDDEFAEHVLPFDDRAADHYARIVSLRRELGRPIEGFDALIAAITAATGYRIATRDMGGFSDCGIDVINPWQAA; this comes from the coding sequence ATGATCGTTCTCGACACCAACGTTATCTCCGAATTGATACGGCCGACGCCCGACCCGCGCGTTCTCGAATGGCTTGCCGCTCAACCGCGATCGGCGCTGTACACGACGAGCATCAATCGAGCCGAACTCCTCTACGGGGCTTCCATCCTGCCAGCCGGTCGCCGTCGGGACGGCATTAGGGCGGCCGTCACAGCGATTTTCGACGATGAATTCGCCGAGCACGTTCTGCCATTCGATGATCGCGCTGCGGATCATTATGCCCGGATCGTCTCGCTACGGCGCGAGCTGGGGCGACCGATCGAAGGATTCGACGCACTTATCGCTGCGATTACGGCCGCGACCGGCTACCGTATCGCGACCCGCGACATGGGCGGATTTTCGGATTGCGGCATCGACGTAATCAATCCCTGGCAGGCGGCCTGA